A single genomic interval of Antechinus flavipes isolate AdamAnt ecotype Samford, QLD, Australia chromosome 1, AdamAnt_v2, whole genome shotgun sequence harbors:
- the LOC127537945 gene encoding general transcription factor IIF subunit 2-like: MAKRREFDLTGAKQNTGVWLVKVPKYLSQQWAKASGRGEVGKLRIAKNQGRTEVSFTLNEELANIHDVGGKPASVRAPREHPFLLQSVGGQTLTVFTESSSEGQPEENSESGNNDKLSLEGIVVQRAECRPAASENYMRLKRLQIEESSKPVRLSQQLDKAVTTNFKPVANHQYNIEYEKKKKEDGKRARADKQQVLDMLFSAFEKHQYYNIKDLVDITKQPVIYLKEILREIGIYNVKGTHKNTWELKPEYRHYQGEDKSD; encoded by the coding sequence ATGGCCAAGCGCAGGGAGTTCGACTTGACCGGCGCCAAACAAAACACCGGCGTGTGGCTAGTGAAGGTTCCTAAGTATTTGTCTCAGCAGTGGGCCAAAGCCTCAGGAAGAGGAGAAGTAGGAAAGCTGAGAATTGCAAAGAATCAAGGAAGGACTGAGGTATCTTTTACCTTGAATGAGGAACTTGCAAATATCCATGATGTTGGTGGAAAACCTGCTTCTGTTAGAGCTCCCAGAGAACATCCGTTTCTCTTGCAAAGTGTGGGAGGACAGACATTGACAGTCTTTACAGAGAGCTCATCAGAAGGCCAGCCTGAAGAAAATTCTGAGAGCGGTAATAATGATAAACTTTCATTGGAGGGAATAGTGGTACAACGTGCTGAATGCAGACCTGCTGCCAGTGAAAACTATATGAGATTGAAGAGGTTACAGATAGAAGAATCTTCAAAACCTGTAAGATTATCACAGCAGCTGGACAAAGCTGTTACAACAAATTTTAAACCTGTGGCTAATcatcaatacaatattgaatatgagaagaaaaagaaagaagatggaaagcGGGCTAGAGCTGATAAGCAACAGGTTTTGGACATGTTGTTTTCAGCTTTTGAAAAACATCAGTATTACAATATTAAGGATTTAGTGGACATCACCAAACAGCCTGTGATATACCTGAAGGAAATCTTGAGAGAAATAGGCATTTACAATGTTAAGGGAACCCACAAAAATACCTGGGAATTGAAGCCAGAGTACAGACATTACCAAGGAGAGGATAAGAGTGATTAG